aggctgttaacaaggcatctttggtttttaagtcctctgagagccgacaaacttcttccctaaggtcagaaatgtctttgtttgcattttcaagtaacgaggaaatcctgtggggaaatggggactcgccagttgtggaggtagccatggagctggcgttagcctgaagctaatgtttactactcgtagaaaatgggcggtcctccacgcacaggtacgtagatttgcgtagatgctggctctttctagagactaaaggctaccagggggctaataagaaacaaaaaactaagcaactagtacaacatttttctcaaaataatactgttttcctccgtctgtattctctccctccacactctcacactgcaTTATCTTCCGCTTATGTAGCCTAGTTGATAGCTGATTCACGGACCCAAGTTCACCCATTGGCTTATTTACAAGCCCATCAAAGTGTTTTTCAAGCTTCAGGAGGAGGCTGCCATTTTTCACTCAGTAAGATTAAAAAGAATGACAATTAGTGAAATAAATCAATTCTACATAATAAATACTATATAATACTGGCTATGTCTTGCTCTAAATAGAGCGAAAGAGAGCTGTGTCTGAATCCACTGTCACAGAGTTAAAAGCAGCAAAATGGTGAGTCATTCCTTAGCACTAGCGAGCTAGGCCTTGAGTTCGCTAGCATCCATGCTAATCGGTGCTAATAGCGCAAAGCTAACGTGTTAGCTAAGTTGCTGCAGTCATATGCTAATAGGGCTAGCGGACTACTGCATATTGCCTGTGAAAAGGCTAATGATTCTATCTACTGGTTATGGAGAGtaatgttgcttttcaacactattgctagctgtggatttttttgttggatgaatgttagtacaaattgtgagtttaattgtttaactggagTTTATGGTAAAGTAGCTAACTTAAAGAGGCCAATTTTGTTACCGGTGCAGGGAGGCATAAATATGCACGCATGTCTTAATGCCTCTAGattacaacactgtagcttaagttatgggtaaataatacaatttgagagatgtttacatgcaatttatgcaattatatttaggatgtgttaatgttactaaggttccatacaacttgaattagaaatgtattttttgtataaaggttgcctattaatataaatgtgaTTTTTGATACCTGAACgggatttatatacttttgatacCTAAGAGAAGAAATTTAAGAACGGTTGTACAACCTGAATAGAGGTTTAGATATTTTTCTGGGTTATCTGAAACATGACCtcagtttattttcattgtagcctaagcaattgattttattactgaataaTAATTTCTCTCAATTATTTGGCcttatctacaggtggaggaggtggagatttgaGAAACACTACACAGGGGAGGTCCAGTCCACAGTGGGATATTGAATCACATCGACTCTTCAGATCCCAGAGACTTCCAGGGTTTAgagattcccagttcagttggctgggtggcgagcTACAGGATCGAGACTCTGAACTTAGACGGattgccctggattccttcttcatggtggaAGGCAAACGGAAAACAAACTCATATGGGCCCCAATgttgaacatctctgaactcttgtcatcaaagaacaattgagctcatagaactgaaaagggtttcttttatgtgcgcactttattatttcagttgttatttttcatacctgtgtttatctgtatgtatgccatgtttctgtgtatattaatacacttctcaaactttatCCCGGTTTTCTAGTCTCTTTATTGACTttcaattctctggctcttaacaatgtagttttcttctggttctggtccaaattcacactgatatcaactaaataacCATACTGTCAACAAAGATTTTGACATCACATGATAATGTGTTAGGAAGGTAATTTGGTGTGTGATGACATGTCTTATCCTTCATGATATgttaatgacaaataaaaatggtaccactttacttgaggtctaAGAATCTATCCATTACACTGTCATAATAGTGTCATAACAGCAAGTCTCATCCATGATATcttaatgacaaataaaaaatggtaccactttacttgaggtctaAGAATGTATCCATTACATGACAGCCAGTTTTGTGAAATATCTTGTCACACATCTATCTGACCAAGTGCTGGAATTGGTATCTAACCTTGCACATCTAATTATAATAATCATTGTGTAAACATGTCATGAATACCAGAAGAGGTGGATTTTCttttatgtcaagttgtcatgacaaagacatcctctggtaatgtcatcctggttaatgtcgagttgtcattacaaagacatcccaaactaatttaatgtcaacttgtcatgacaaagacaacttctggtaatgtcactttgattaatgtcaacttgtcataatcaagacaacccaaacaatgtcaacttgtcatgaccaaaaccaaatgacacttaatgacagaagtcttaaacatttatgacttgtttataaggttcatgacagtgtcatgtcatagttatgacagtgtcatgtcatgatTATGCCGGTACTGTCAAGTAAGGTGTtaccaattattattttttgtctgccattttcatattataccaacatttacagcatcctgagcctttttggtaaggtaactaggaaatctcagcccagagtaattttattctctcCAAAACAAGTTTGCTTTTTTATTTCgaaagaactataaaaaaaactaaaatcacaactttttttgcaactttcactgtccccccacaacttcattgcaacaaacatacaaaagacatcgcaacttttatcgcaatttttacaaacgctcccgcgaaatcaggcattttgggccacaacaatctcaaaaaaggccgcgaaatcctggagggactgatatagtaagtaagtaagtaaaggtATTATACAAGATACAATGAACAGTTAAAACACatatataatgatataaaaaaacagtaaagacTATGAAGAGTCTGTAAGGAGAACGGAGTCTCACACAGAGAGGAATAAGGCTTTGTCAGTGTGAAGGTTTTTCAGTGTGAACGTGTTTCAGTCTGAAGTCTGTAAACTGAGTTTTTGAGGTTGATGAAGGTTCTGCAGCTTTAGTCtgatcttctttctctctctgtctctttgagTTGATCGGCGCCGGATGATGGTCCAgtcagtggcgcaaaaagtgggtatgctcTATATGCATGGGGGCGCCAAAGGGATggtaaaaaattataataattaaagaaagtattattgtaaattatgtttttgtattttctatatgtagatgctgttgtgcgtttctaaaacatttctgcatttccttaatgttatataacattttagtgGACTAACAGGCTAGTGTAGGcaccctgtctcataagattccatcatagaatatTAACATAGAAGAGGGAGCGGGGAGCGGGTGAGTGCTGAGCGAGCAGGTACGAGTAGTGAGTTgtcgtctatggaaaaagatggataaagcaaaaaaaactgtCGGGGGCTCAAAATAGAataagaaagagggaaaaggagatggtaTGTCAAGGGATGCCatagcagttaaataagtggatggtgaaaggcaacaggtaggatttaaaggtgccattaacattaatatgagatcccctagcctgcctatggtgcCCCAGTGGCTAAAAAATGGTGATAgttgtaaaccgagccctgggtatcctgctccgcctttgaaaaaaatgaaagctcagatgggccaatctggaatcttctctttatgacgtcataaggggaaaggttacctccctttctctgctttgcctgccaCCCACatctgcccagagaatttggcccgcccatgaggaaatagagctacaaccgtggctgtaattctgcaccaaggctgaattttgggaaagagacttcagatacagtattaggggaccactaaggcctatataaaagagacttcagatacagtattaggggaccactaaggcctatataaaagagacttcagatacagtattaggggaccactaaggcctatataaaagagacttcagatacagtattaggggaccactaaggcctatataaaagagacttcagatacagtattaggggaccactaaggtctatataaaagagacttcagatacagtattaggggaccactaaggcctatataaaagcatccaaaaagcagcatgtcataggacctttaaagtgtgacgtctgtgcttggaggcttgcaaatattcatgttaaccgactagctagcgtttgctaacaccaAGGGGGTTACCAAGCCTCTCCCCgaaacgcgtagctcctatggcgccattttgatgctactaAGCCATCACCTCACGTTAGCAttccactttgacagtgaataactttacatctgaagcatttaaaaactttatttgtccattgtttatttctaaagaaacacaacaatgtgtaaaaggctccattaccttatatctcacgttatggctccgtagtaggtgtttttgtaaaaataggaaaaacgattgtgtcataaccacgcgacttactgtcgtatagtagaggaattaccgtataatacaggagaagctcgcaggcagtttcgaatTACATtcgctgtttaagtgtaattactaatgttaactagcattttagttagtaaTAATTAGCCtttgcctatgttatctccttacatatacctacgctctccgtctctgtaagattgggaatgattgagatttctcttggcacagctaccagaagacttataactttcagacaggttgctcacgtcacatctgcgtcttcgagctcagttggaAGCTGCACAGTaatgctcagccatcactggaaaagtgcttccaatatccttcactggtctccgtccagagcaatgggatctgttggtccagtttatatactgtctatggctaacactgggaatgtagcatccaaatgggggtttacggctagcttacaatatgcaaaacTGAGGTTGATGAGCTGAAAACTATAActataaatataaggtagcatgtacaataaatgacaagaatctggaaaacataactaatgcaataactcaccatggaatcatgcataggtttactaccaaacttggaggcttgcaaatattcatgttaacagactagcctAGACTtctcagactagctagtgtttgctaacactagcagctaaagtggggtttacggctagcttaatgcaaaacaatgttgctgatagctacatttagattttggttaaaccctatggtaccaattcCATGCATGACacatctcaattttattaaggtaaaataacaactggtaaatataaggtagcatgtacaatgaATGACAAGAAGCTAGAAAACATAActtatgcaataactctggtttaccatggaatcattgatagatttttttttaccatgttagctgtgctgtcagacatataggctatagttacatctgttgggtgacatggaagctgtaattacagggtcacatctctctctctctttaaatgtctgtgctaagtggctctccatatttgtactttttaaaatacaaaatgtgaatgtaatttcaacagcagcacaaccttactgcataatagttgtcttatctgatgccatcactaggctgatataagaattgaatttaggctgctatatttaacagtgagttcatttcattcaggtgtgaggatggtggatcaggaaagacaggggaaggcaacaggtagggcTAACATTaggtgtagggggagccacgattcattttttaatattattaatatggaaaaacttatgtacaatatgtcttagtggagaagaacacaggcaaggagtcaatgagacagacatgaggtcggtgTGGCATCAAGTacagatgagaccagtgatgacatcaggtaggagttctattagttagaccacacaaaactacacgtccagtatggtttgacgttctgttgaccaacatattcactgtgtccttttttggggaaaaaatagtaaagacagagatggaaagccactcaccactcaaatcacatcaaccaggggtgatgattaggttgccaattgtcacaatttggttgccaagggcaactgGGCAACCGGTAATGTCAAgccctgatatatatatatatatatatatatatataattgttgctgcatacccctctgacactgtgtAGTTGCGCCCCTGGGTCCAGTGTTGAAGCACACCACCGAGGTGTGTAtatgatgaatgtgtgtgtgtggtttaattTGCCTGCtccgaaaaaaacaaaacaatgtgatCACAAAAGCCTTTCATTGAAGTTTTGCGTTGATTTCAACGTGCAAATTTCAAATTGCAGGTGATAGAGGAGCTGATCACGTAACCTTTACTTGCACATGACATATTATACAGTAAACCTGCCTTATTAACAGGGCCACACGGAATCTGCAGACGCAGAAGTTTAAGCAGATTGTCcgcagattttaaacaaattaaaataaaactcagaatCTTAACACATTTCCACCCCAAGCAGATAAACTGTCTGCTAAATTCCAAAGATTTTCTTTCTGGATCACCGCTGAAAACTGTAATAAAATAGATTTTGTTTGGTTCTGCTTATTAAGGCTTTTTAGTGGATCATTTGCATTCTTTGAGTTGAAACGGGTACCCCTTAAAATGTAAAACCTTACAACTCTTACATTAATGGAAAATGGATAAAGATgattttaaagtatttatttaggTATAATTATTAAAATGAGTGTTTAATCCACATGTGTTTCTCCGCTGTATCTGAGGTGTTTGACTCCAGCTCTGCCGAACACCAGCAGGCAAAACACAGCTGTCATGGCAGCATATGATCCTAACACAGTCCTGAGAGCTGCCGGGAAGTCAGGATGTGATGTCACTGACTGTCCCCGCCCCAAATGGACGTAGACCAGCAGACGTATCTCAGCAGCCTGGTGACCCTGCAGCCAACAGTGGTATACACCTAATCAGCAAAAAGGATATTTTAGTCAAAGAACttggaataaaaaacaaactatgtaaaaataaaagttgtcaCACCATGTTGAAATGAGACAaaagctgtgttcgaaaccgttcaatttattcactcactcactattacctatagtgtttattaaatagtataCTATATAGCTAGAGAACGACCAAACGAGATTTCGGACACTCACTGAACATATCGTTGCGTCGGCAGATGCGCCGGTTAAAACAGCTTCATGTTACAGCATGATGTAAACAAACCGAAACAAACATACTTCTAATACCTCCCAACAAACCGGGCATTCAGGAGAATAGTAAAAggtatatatgttgcatgttacatttccatgtcaggaaaaaaaactatacaaTTCAAGAACAAAGAGAAGAGAGTGCCATTTTGTGCCAGCAGGGTGTAGTTTCACTATATCAAAATGTATTACACAAAGTATCTTAAGGTGAGTAGCTAAAGGGCCAAACAACCTTTCTTTTAAAGCAGGCATTCTCGTaaatctttcattttttttgtttttaatctttttttactCTGTAGCTCTTTGGGATTAATTTCTCAATCAAAAGTGCtcttcaaataaaatgtattattacagATTTCTCAACGTCTGGTTACCCCAAAGTAGCTTGTGATGACCCGAATTTGCAGCTAGATAGAAATAGACATTGATAATAACAAATTGCTTGTCCTGGCTGATAGACACAGTTTTAGTTTCATTACAGTAAAGAGCAGTTGATATGACGGTTTTGGAAACACTTTCCTTAACTGGATCAAACTATTACATGTCAACCCTATAGCTGAGGTACTGACAAATGAAGGGGTTGCCCCCAAGATTCACCTCTAGCACCACTTCTGTTCATACTAACTATTGAACCATTGAAACAAGTAATTAGATAGTAGGCAAATACAGGGGATTACAATTGGCAACAGAGATCATAGAATAGCTCTTTTTGCTGACATCATTTTATtctaaaaacaattaaatacatCCATACCAGCACTGTTAGATCTAATTGGCCTGTTTGGTAGTATCTCCGGatctaaaataaatgattcaaaatCATCACTAATGCTGCttaataaaaatgaaagacaATATATAAACCAATACTATCAAGCTCTCATCTAattttacatatttgggcatcaaaATAACACCTCATTTAGAAACTATAGCACTAACAAACTATAATGTAATATTGAACTCAGTACATAAATCTATAGCAAGGTGGATGCCCTTACCTATATGCATGAAAGGGAGAATTAATATGTTAAAAAGAGCAGTTGATACCTGAGTCCTGTGTTTGTGCAGGCTGAAACACCAAGTGGTGTCCGGTGTCTATCAGCAGCCTGGGGGGCGTGGCGCTCAGGTTAAGAGCTGAGTGTTCAGATCGGTAGATGGGTTCAGATCCTCGGTCCCAGGCCACGGCCATGTTAGGTTGTGCCCCAGGACAGCCCAGGGTCAGGATATTGTCCGCAGGGTGGCTCAGGTAGAACACTGGCACCTCCACTCTCCGCGAGGCAGAACtacaacacagaaacagagattCAGTACAGCACAGATATTTTACTGCTGTACATACGTTTTACTGCTATACTGCAAACTCCAATGGCCTCCAAATAATTGTttgatggtttaaaaaaaaatgtcaacatgtctgaaaatattgaatgaatccaacatattagtaAAGATAAATTTTGTTTTAGCTAATGTAAGCTAAGGTATCCATAAGCTAGCCATCCACAGTTTCACactacagttaagcttaaggattcactgtgccgcatgttaacattaaaacatcatgtataaatatataatcatgccaacaatttttattttaaaagcttagtattgtatgcaccaacaATATAGTaagggtccttggcctaaaaaacattgaagacccctgctctacagCATTGTCAGTATGGGAGCGTGTCTGTGTTTCCTCAGCCCAGTTTTCCCTCGAACCTTTGTTCAATCAGCCCTGTTTTCCCTAGAGCCTATGTTCCCTCAAGCCTATGTTCCCTcagacctatgttccctcagtcctatgttccctcagcacTGTTTTCCCTCAAGCCTAttttccctcagccctatgttccctcagttCTGTTTTCCCTCGAGCCTATGTTGCCTCAAGCCTAttttccctcagccctatgttccctcagctcTGTTTTCCCTCGAGCCTATGTTGCCCTCAGCCTATTTTTCCtcaaccctatgttccctcagccatATGTTCCCTTAATCCTATgctccctcagccctatgttccctcatccctatgttccctcagccctaaccctaacccctaaacAAAGCTAATCAGTATTACTACAGCAATGAATACATGGCCACATATCCAAAACATAAAATTAGACCAAGGGTAGGGGTAAGTGGGCTGAGTGAACACAGGGCCTAATTTCGGGGGAAGTccttgagggaacatagggttgagggaacatagggatgACCCCGTCAGTATAATATTTGTTCCCTGCAGCCTTTCTGTATGGTGTTAATGAATATTGCAGCATTACACTTTTGGTCTTGCTTGAATATTGACTAATGAAATGATTACAGCTTTTACACTGGAACTTCAAAAATCTCAGTGGCCTGCATTTATAtggtgcttttatccaaagcacaATTTCACCCATTCACACCGATGGCAGCTAGTCTGACCATCGGGACCAATTTGTTCACTTCAAAATTTGGACAACCTGCTCCACGTCCTGTCTTCCACATGTGCCTTTATATATTCTTTGTGCTTACTTGTACCCAAGAAATGCCATCAGAGCAAGGATTTTGGAGGATGGAGGAGCCTTAGTTTGACAAGTGACTTGACAGCTTTTGACCTCCAGCTTGGCTCCAATGCTGCTTAGCTTCAGTTGTCCAAACGCCCTCGGCACCGCCCCTGAGCCGCATGAAGCGACTGTCTGATTGGCCCGTCTGTAGCGCACATGCAGGTAGTGGGAGTGGACGTAGCAGAGTCCGACGCGAACCTGCTCTCCGGGTACTCCACAGCGATCGCAGACTGACCAGGGCTGGAAGCTGGTGAAGACCTGGTACAGTGGCTGAGCAGAGCcaagtcttttcttttgtttcctctTCTTGCTCATACTTTCTGGAGTGAGCCTAAGAGCATCACATTTGAATTGGCATCACTTAAATCAGTGGTTCATCATGGATTTTTCATtcttcaaaataaatgaaaataggatGCACATTTGGAGACATCTTTACTATAACACTGTCAATTTAGAAATTATAAgttgttaaagggtaactactgtttttttaacctggatttCCCCGTGCATTTGTctctaatagactgatgtgaccaaaaatcttttaaattggtccagtattgagcaagatCGCAGTGAACGGCCAGTGCGAACCGAGCTACAATGTAACCTAATGAGACAATTGTGCAGGCTTGATcattgtccactaaaagtgattttttttgctaatgacaggctcagattgttattaaaaGTGTCTGATAACATCATGGATCTCACGAGGTGACTTCTTGTCCGAAGACAGCAGTGTGGAGAGTGGAACGCGAGTCGAAGAAAAAGGCGCTCAGGGAGTCTGTTGTTTTTGGAAAAGGCTACAGAAAggataggctcctgttatctttttttggggggcattttagacctttatttgttcaggacagcttagacttgaaaggggaatgacatgaGGCAAATGGCCATAGGTCGGAGTTGATCCCACAGCCACtgtgtcaaggagtaaacctctacatatgggtgcctgctctaccaggtgagctaaccaggcaccCAGGCTCCTGTTATCTTAAAGATTGTCAGTGCCATAGCtctatatttaaatgatttcgacaacGTGGATGATGTTGGTatagttttatgaccacctgtATTCATTTGaaccagagtaggctacaatgtTACTgacgaagagagagagagagagagagaaaaagaggcagCGGGTGGAGGAGGGTGAAGCAGGCTGTGAGGCTCGGGTCctagtgctc
This genomic interval from Sander vitreus isolate 19-12246 chromosome 7, sanVit1, whole genome shotgun sequence contains the following:
- the LOC144520383 gene encoding Ig-like V-type domain-containing protein FAM187A, coding for MPPPSSSPILLPLFLLLCHDVWSYEAPEDKQDVFARKACPAFLTFTNAAYLSGVTVELPCQCKPQEIQSVVWFFREPLGSSEETRALTDHHGNKLLDTNRVPHSGDLRSRFSIRLFSLLIYRAGPDDSGIYICGSAHKDYFCGYDLDIQEAHTLSITPRLTPESMSKKRKQKKRLGSAQPLYQVFTSFQPWSVCDRCGVPGEQVRVGLCYVHSHYLHVRYRRANQTVASCGSGAVPRAFGQLKLSSIGAKLEVKSCQVTCQTKAPPSSKILALMAFLGYNSASRRVEVPVFYLSHPADNILTLGCPGAQPNMAVAWDRGSEPIYRSEHSALNLSATPPRLLIDTGHHLVFQPAQTQDSGVYHCWLQGHQAAEIRLLVYVHLGRGQSVTSHPDFPAALRTVLGSYAAMTAVFCLLVFGRAGVKHLRYSGETHVD